The genomic window attctctctggaagatgtttcttactacccatgtaatataacataactagttgggtacttgtctgttcaagaacttatgacccctacgcctggtttccatgcataccccagttTTTCATAACtgcgcgggtattcggatacactccggactgtcgggtccgggggctgaagcgaaaaggtccgccatgacaaatgattttcaatccggctagggactacataggtccatttaaattacatagtcacttagactggctatattcttcctctataccatccaacaggctgtctagcttacaatcctgttgggaatactttgttgCTAACGCTACTTGGCCATATACCAGACTTACAGGTATCTCTTGCCCATCTGCccccaccggtccgacttcggccatatggttcggttcagccttggcgtatcgcgtcgTCACCacggcccaggcttccctcgcaccttgtcggcaggctgatatcttccataaccggaaacgccgctgtgctcctttgagcatcttcacaagctcgctcatgcctcctggcagggaatcggatggccacaaggcctgggcaataccctgcatcacctaccgcgcttgttcgtgcagttgtgaaagatcttgcagcatatcgcttgcggatccgggcatctcctcttcaggacggcccgtcagcatacctgcagacataactctgtcaatacgcTTTCGCACCGAACTGTACTACAGtttgtttaagcacttactataaatgccgcgtcgaagcctcctgttctccttcacggagtcagcaagctgaggCCGAACATCTTTTAATTTGACGCTCAATCGGATAttagcatcttggagattatttctcTCTCGAATAGCCTACGTCAGCACATGctcgcccgccttcagctgactttgcagatgtggctcattatcttccacaattttCGGATTCTCCCCGAGATTGTCTGCAGCATCTTTTGTTAGATTTATAAACCATGCCGAATAATTAACTGGTATACACCCTTACATATTTCGTTATCAATGGTTAGTCTTACCAGAAGAGGCCTTTTTTGATTCCTCTTGTTCGGCAACAGCGGTCTTCAGCTGGGTCTTACATTCCTCCAGttcttgagataaatgggtattcttctctataagaacctatgcatacaatgatccttaaatcagttgtgccaactgtttcaagtctcaggggctagtaCTACGCATACTTATcatattttcttacccgtatatccttcgcatactggtccgttgctctggcaagtccatcttgagcagcgtgAATATATGCGTCTccggagttgaaggcatcaaaagcCTCCTCGGAGAAAATACCATTGTGGAGTATGGCCCGTCTGCGCTGGTGATTCATGGTGCTCCCCACTTTGGAGTTTGAAGCGGaaagcctatccgcatcctctgtggGAGGGAAATTCAGCGTTGCCCCCACATCAGCCTCCACCCGTGAGTCCGATTCAGGAATCCGGCTGCTTGAGGCATGGTCGGCAGGGGATCCGGATGTAGTCTGGCGGATGTTTTCACTGCCAGGACACAATGCAAACTGTCACACTTCGGTAAAGATAATCACAGAGCAAGCTTAATTTGTACCTTTGCCCCAGCATCTCAgttctaaccgccttcctcttacgcCTGCCCAGACCGGatgccctttgctgatgagcccccgTGGGCTCGGCACGGCGTCCTGATGGCCGTTTTTGCAAAAATACAACATGTGCGCTTAAGGCACGGCATAATTCGGAATTTAGGGCTCCGGCTTTACTTACGTTCGACGTCGGGAGCAGCCCGGGATAATCAGCAAGGATGGACACTAAAGCACCGTCGCGGCTTGCTTGATAAAATGTCCCGTCAACAAGCTCCATGgatatatctggatcttcttcaagtccagggtcgagagcccggccaggatcctctggctgcggaggtgGGCTGTTGAACTCTTCCACGGCTCTCCTTAGTTCCTACTTTGAAAATAGCAAGATAAATGATTGGTGACAAAGGACACATGTATGAATAGAGTCGAGTAAGGAATGACAGCTTAcacagcttggggggttgtacatggaaaatccatcctgcggcttaatgcggaggaactcctcttttcccctttgtacaaatcggacaatattttcgccagTACGATGGTGGAGTCCGGACTCTTATGACCGCGGTGGGTGGAGTCGTcctctccgttgaagtgccacatgggtttcccccaatattgaagtggctgcacccctcgcaatatgcatattgacatgacctctattattgtcaatcctgatttggccaaaaaatttatcctgcccatcagatagaggacctctttgtcttcttcctcctgggggctccgtgggcaccagttttggcgtttcttcagcggggcGTTGGTAAACTCGGGAAGGCCCGgccggactgggtccggaaggggaacatcatctacataaaaccacttTGAAGgacagtcttcggatgccttctttggagtgccagacaggtatccagcctgagcgatgcgccatatttcggctccgcccacttgatatatagatccctcctgattgcgagggacgaggcagaatagcctcttccataactcgaatgagcttcgcagcccaggaatagctcgcagaaGGCAATGTACCCTgcgaggcaggagtgaagttgtgcaactggagaccgtagaactcgaggagcccgcggaggaatgggtggattggaaacccaagcCCTCTCAGCAAATACGGGACAAGGCATATCCGCTCCCCTCTATATGGGTTCGAAAAgttctctgcttgctccccgccattataggtggctagtctggctcggactgggaccatgtatgcaggcggaaggaaccccttggtctgcaactctactaatcggctaTGAGGGACAGAGCActtttcccaatcacctggcttagagctaagggtgcgagaggaggagcttcgGCGGCCAGCCATGATGTAGTGGCTTTTTTCCAGGCGCGCTCTGTTGAATGCTTGCTAGGAgaaagatggtgtgatttggatctgaggatccctgtctcttcaaatagacggttggcttacagggtcagggtggcaaatgtaaaaatgccccgacttatCGTATTCACTTGAcacgtggagatagccattattgaagcacagaagccaaggagtacGACGTTAATGGGAGGCCGGACACTGTTCGCTATGACAGGTACtctagatttggagaagaacctgtcttgcaatgccgaagacaatctgcgcgccggactcatcgtcattaaagcctggttcgggggctactgagggagtcccggataaggggtatccggacagccggactatgtactttggccggactgttggactatgaagatacaagattgaagacttcgtcccgtgtccggatggaactctcctttgcgtggaaggcaagcttggcgatttggatgatagatctccttctctataaccgactctgtgtaaccctagacccctccggtgtctatataaaccggagggtttagtccgtaggacacgatcaacaatcataccataggctagcttctagggtttagcctctacgatctcgtggtagatcaactcttgtaatactcatatcatcaagatcaatcaagcaggaagtagggtattacctccatcgagagggcccgaacctgggtaaaacatcgtgtccccagtctcttgttaccattagccttagacgcacagttcgggaccccctatcgttttgacaccgacaccctcctcctaggctccagtggtggcacactcaggcAGTGGCCGGTGCGCCAGGGATCCCACGGTGGCACTGTTGCTGCGGTTGATCGCCGGATCTAGGCGActggatctggggctttgaaggcggtcgagacggtGCATAGGTTGTTGGGTGAATTTCTTGGGACGGACCCGGGTGAAAACCTGATCTTCGGTCgatggccggagccggtgatgacgatgcccttatcatcatttccttcatgaaggcatatcgaggtgaagctcccaactccactcaataccttcgagggaaaccctagatcagctgaTCGGATGTTGGCGGCAATCATATGTCGTAACCCCCTTGGGGGtggcattcttggaggtgcactcggcttcgcgggaccagcggacggcttctttggaggagcggtgcttcatccatacattgatggcgacggatatggacggcgtggcgcagtgcagattcggagttcgatgtgggaggatggacccgcgcaggaggacgacgccgtCTGGTGTCGTGATGgcatcgatggcagagagacctggcacgatagatgcaacagtacagctctgaagatggactcGTGGCAGGTAGCTACGGCGGCCCCATACCCGACagacgtcctggttgaggagtgcgctggattggtaggtgccccataccaggcaggcgtcctggttgggacctcgggtcttagacgtttaggtttggctgcggtgtctgtttggtattaggcccagactatcagcgctccatcatcaattggataggtgtagcgacagtttttgcttagacggtggcttcagtcttactgttgtatgactttataaggtcttgtgagaataattaataaagtgaccgtatgcatcgtccagatgcagaggccgggggtcatcctctttttctaaaaaaaattactgACAATGAAACACACAAAGAATCTATCATGAAATTGACGCATTCATGAAATAACCTGCTCGCTACAATTACAATTGTACGAACCATGCTGAGTTGACGAAATCACCTGCTCATTACAATTACAATCATATGAATCATGCGACATAGTTGCTGTAGGCCTGGCTTACCACATCAAACAATTGAGGCGTAGCGGCGTCCAGTAACTAGCACATCATCATTCTATCAAAATTAATTAACTGGTGCTCAGGGGTAAAAACAGCACGAGAACGGACACTACTAATCAATAGATACTTCCTCTgttccataatataaaaacgttttttatATTAATGTAGTGTCAAAATGGTTCTTATATGATGGTACAGAGGGAATACATAAATAACTGATATTTTGCACACATGACATCCATACAGAAGTAGCCGTAACATCTCACATGACACAATTTAAATTAGTTTCACAAGACACGACTTCCGGGTCCAAGATCATCTCCCATAACAACCAGCTCATGACACTACAGATAGCTGAACTAGTTAATAGACCATAGGAAAGACTGCATATTCTTCTTCCAGCCAGCAAGAACATATGACACATTTGGTTTCATTAGAGCAAGGAAGGAAGGATATTTCTGAATGGAGTAGCCCAAGCCACTTTAATGTTAACCCTGGAGTAGACGCTTCGACCAAATAAGGAGAGACCAAGCCACTTTAATCTTGACCCTGCAGCTAGCACCAATGTCACATTCTTTCTCTGTTACGCCGCTGTCCTTTTTGGATTCGAACACAGCATCACCTATTGCAATGGGTACTTTCAAGCTACCACATGCAGAGTAGGCCTGTACAGAAACTTGGAAGTTTTGGTTCACATCTACAGAAACAACACGCCTTGACAGACGAATGTTACCATCTTGATCCATCGGCGGATTATCTCCGTCTGGAAAAGCAAGCAACACAAATTCTTCAAGGGGGAAGGCCACACCGTGGCAAAAAACTTTCCCTGCAGATCGACCAGGCCATGACCCATAATTTGCACACTCAGGATGGTGGCCTCGGCTGCTTCCCCAAGCTGCTTACAATGCAATCTTATGGTGCAAAGGTTGTTGTCCAAGATTGTACCGAAAGGACCGGGGCTCCGTTGGTATCGGAGGACTTGGTTGATCAATGCTTTTCCATCTCCAGACCCTCTCTTAAACTTAAGATCAACTTCAAAGTCAACAGGTTCAAGGGACAGAATTGCGCCAGAGGGGCCAGTCAGCGTCAAGTAGGGCTCCTGCAATTGGCAACCATAGTATAAGCAACAATTTATATGGCAAAGCCAATGAACCCACCACAAGCAGGGAAGAGGAATGTATACATCTGCAGTAATGATTTGGCAGTTATCGCTTGTGCGATTGAAGAGAAAGTTGCGATTATAATCCACATGGTCTCGGGCAGCAACCATGCCATAGACACGAAGTGGCCACCCGAGTTTCGGCTTCTCGACTTTGATGGAGTAGACTTGCAAGGTGTGGGAGACCAAAGCATGTGGGATGGTTTTGTATGTGGTCAGCATGCTCTTGATCGTCGCTGCATACACAAAGCGTGTGTTATAGTACAGCATAAGGTCTCTCAGCAAGAAACATAATAATAATACACAGAAACGGAAAAAATTCTTCAGTTACGATTTCGATGATTGcaaagagaaagaaaaattatacTGGCTGCAAGTGATTATGCGAATTATATAACTCAGGTAAAAGTGCGTATATTGTTTACGTACTCTCATCTTTGAAGCCGCCGAACATGCCATAGCACCGGCATTCCCAGCCTATACGGTACTCTTGAATAATCTCCTCGTCCGTCAAGTACTCGGGCAGGAACAGCTCCCCGTAATGATCCATTGAGTTGTCGTCTTCGTTCCCCGCGATCTGCTCCGACGTGGCTGAATCGTCGTAGATCCCAGAAGAGGATTTGGCCTCCTTGCGGCGGCGCTCCGCGGATTCTCCGCCGGCCCTCTCTTTGGCTTCTCCTGCCACCTCCATCTCCAAAAGCAGCGCGCTCCCTCCTCTTCTttcctcgacgccgcccccgccgccgcagtTGCAAGATCTAGGATTTTCcactttctttttctgtttcttggATAAATGTTTTAGGGCTTGTAAGGTATACAAACTCACACTCggtcttttttcttttttggcaaACCGGACAAACTTTATTGAAtaactagtaagatgcccgtgcattgcacggagcaTCAAAAAATAGTTTATTTTACTGTGTAGTGTGCTCAAATTGACCTGTGTCCGGTCATCCTTTGTGTAATAATTATTGATATCTTCCTTCGGATATTCAATTTTGTTTCCAAGCTTACACACATTTGAGTGAAATTTCCCCCAAAATAAGAATTTGCACAACTTTCTCTTGAGTAAAATCTTAACATCTGTCATGTTTGCCATGTAGTTGCCCTTTTTTCCAACAAAAGTAGCTTACATGCCCAATATCGTTGCTGAAATCATTCCAGTATACACATGCACACACACCAGCGTACGGACTAGGTATAAGCCACCCAAACAGAACACAAAAGCATAAACAACTACTCCCTACATCATATCCTTGGTAACATGACCACGAGCATCGTCGACCAGTAATTGACGAACTACAGCCAACTCTCATGCAGAGAAAAAAGAAATTGGACATAGAATCCCAAATAGGCCAACACAGGAGAGCACAAAAAGGAGGACGACGATTTATTGGTTCCAGCTATGTCGACGCCCATGCACTTCCTACACCACCATCGCTAGCTTACGGGATCGCTGTCGCAACAGTCCTTAAAGAGCCCCTTTCTGCAAAGTTTACCCAAGATGTTAAGAACTGACAAACATAAAAAACTACAGTGGTTGGACCTCCAGGACGAACACATTTAAAGCAGGATTTATTCTTGGTCTTCCATAACACCCAGAAGATTGGTGCCGCGCCGATCACAAGGAAACCCTTCGCCACCTTGAGTAGAAATGATGAAAAAACTGAACCAAAACAGAAATTAGAGAACTGAATCTCCATCTCCTTTGATCCTcaaatttgttggggaacgtagtaatttcaaaaaaaaatctacgtacacgcaagatcatggtgatgacatagcaacgagaggggagagtgttgtccacgtaccctcatagaccgtaagcggaagcgttatgacaacgcggttgatgtagtcgtacgtcttcatgatccgatcgatccaagtaccgaacgtacggcacctccgagttcagcacacgttcagctcgatgacgatccccgggctccgatccagcaaagcttcggggatgagttccgtcagcacgacggtgtggtgacgatgatgatgttctaccggcgcagggcttcgcctaaactccgcgacgatatgaccgaggtggaatatggtggaggggggcaccgcacacggctaaggaatgatccgtagatcaacttgtgtgtcatggggtgcccccttgcccccgtatataaaggagcaagggggaggtggccggccctaggagggggcgcgccaagtgtggagtcctactaggactccctagtcctagtaggattccacctcccttgttggagtaggagaagggggaaagaggtggagaggaggaaggaaaggggggccgcaccccttgtccaattcggaccagaggggggctgcgcgcctccttcctttcggcctctttcctctattcccgtatggcccaataaggcccatatactccccggcgaattcccgtaactctccggtactccgaaaaatacccgaatcactcggaacctttccgaactccgaatataatcgtccaatatatcgatctttacatctcgaccatttcgagactcctcgtcatgtccctgatctcatccgggactccgaactccttcggtacatcaaaactcataaactcataatataactgtcatcgaaaccttaagcgtgcggaccctacgggttcgagaactatgtagacatgacctagaactattcttggtcaataaccaatagcggaacctggatgcccatattggctcctacatattctacgaagatctttatcggtcaaaccgcataacaacatactttgttccctttgtcatcggtatgttacttgcccgagattcgatcgtcggtatccaatacctagttcaatctcgttaccggcaagtctctttactcgttaataatgcatcatcctgcaactaactcattagtcacattgcttgcaaggcttatagtgatgtgcattaccgagagggcccagagatacctctccgacaatcggagtgacaaaacctaatctcgaaatacgccaacccaacatgtacctttgaagacacctgtagtactcctttataatcacccaattatgttgtgacgtttggtagcacccaaagtgttcctccggtaaacgggagttgcataatctcatagttacaggaacatgtataagtcatgaagaaagtaatagcaacatactaaacgatcaagtgctaggctaacggaatgggtcatgtcaatcacatcattctcctaatgatgtgatcccattaatcaaatgacaacacatgtctatggttaggaaacataaccatctctaattaatgagctagtcaagtagaggcatactagtgactatatgtttgtctatgtattcacacatgtattatgtttccggttaatacaattctagcatgaataataaacatttatcatgatataaggaaataaataataactttattattgcctctagggcatatttccttcagtctcccacttgcactagagtcaataatctagttcacattgccatgtgatttaacatcaatattcatatctgtatatgattaacacccatagttcacatcgtcatgtgaccaacacccaaagggtttactagagtcaataatctagttcacattgctatgtgattaacacccaaagagtactaaggtatgatcatgttttgcttgtgagagcagtttagtcaacggatctgtcatattcagagctgtatgtattttgcaaaatattctatgtccataatgctctgcatggagctactctagctaattgcttccactttcaatatgtatccagattgagacttagagtcatctggatcagtgtaaaagtttgcaccgatgtaacttttacaacgaactcttttatcacctccataatcgagaaacatctccttagtcctcactaaggatattcttgaccgctgtctagtgatctactcttagatcaaaattgtattcctttgccaaactcagagcaaggtatacaataggtctagtacacaacatagcatactttatagaacctatgactgaggcatagggaatgactgttcattcttttctattttctgccatggtcgggttttgagtcttactcaacttcacaccttgcaacactggcaagaactctttctttgactgttccattttgaactacttcaaatcttgtcaaggtatgtactcattgaaaaatcttatcaagcgtcttgatctatctctatagatcttgatgctcaatgtgtaagcagcttcactgaggtctttctttgaaaaactcctttcaaaaattcttttatgctttgcagaataattctacattatttccgatcaacaatatgtcattcacatatatttatcagaaatattgtagtgcttccactcactttcttgtaaatacaggcctttccaaaagtctgtataaaaccatatgctttgatcaactcatcaaagcgtatattccaactccgagatgcttgcaccagtccattgatggatcgctggagcttgcacattttgttagcacctttaggattagcaaaaccttctggttgcatcatatacaactcttgtttaaaaatccattaaggaatgcagttttgacatccatttgccagatttcataaaatgtggcaattgctaacatgattcagacagacttaagcatcgatacgagtgagaaaatctcatcgtattcaacaccttcaacttgtcgaaaaccttttgcaacaagtcgagcttagtagatagtaacactactatcagtgtccgtcttcctcttgaagatccatttatttaacatggcttgctgatcatctagcaagtcaatcaaagtccatactttgttctcatacatggatcatatctcagattttatggcctcaagccatttcgtggaatctgggctcatcatcgcttcctcatatttcgtaggttcatcatggtctagtaacatgacttccagaacatgattaccgtatcactctggtgcggatcttactctgaaagacctacgaggtttggtagcaactcgatctgaagttttatgagcatcatcattaacttcctcactaattggtgtaggaatcactggaactgatttctgtgatgaactactttccaataagggagaaggtacaattacctcatcaagttctactttcctcccactcacttctttcgagagaaactccttctctagaaaggatccattctaagcaacgaatgttttgcctttggatttgtgatagaaggagtacccaacagtttcctttgggtattctatgaagacgcacttctccaatttgggttcgagcttatcaggttgaaactttttcatataagcatcgcaactccaaactttaagaaacgacaactttggtttcttgccaaaccacaattcataaggcgtcgtctcaacggattttgatggtgcccaatttaaagtgaatgcagctgtctctaatgcataaccccaaaacgatagcggtaaatcggtaagagacatcatagatcgcaccatatccaataaagtgcggttacgacattcggacacaccataatgttgtggtgttccaggtggcgtgagctatgaaactattcctcattgttttaattgaagaccaaactcgtaactcaaatatttgtctccgcgatcagatcgcagaaactttattttcttgttacgatgatttttccacttcactctgaaattctttgaacctttcaactatttcagacttatgtttcatcaagtagatatacccatatctgctcaaatcatcttgtgaagttcagaaaataacgatacttgccacgagcatcaacactcattggattgcatacatcggtatgtattatttccaataagtcagtagcttgttccattgttccggagaacggagtttagtcatcttgccctaaaggcacggttcgcaagcatcaaatgattcataaccaagtgattccgaaaatccatcttttatggagtttcttcatgcgctttacaccaatatgacctaaacggcagtgccacaaataagttgcactatcattattaactttacatcttttggtttcaatattatgaatatgtgtatcacacgatcgagatccaacaaaccattttcattgggtgtatgaccatagaaggttttattcatgtaaacagaacaataattattctctaacttacatgaataaccgtattgcaataaacatgatcaaatcatattcatgctcaacgcaaacgccaaataacatttatttaggttcaatactaatcccgaaagtatagggagtgtgcgatgatgatcatatcaatcttggaactacttccaacattcatcgtcacctcaccctcaactagtttctgtttattctgcaactcccgtttcgagttactactcttagcaactgaactagtatcaaataccaaggggttgctataaacactagtaaagtacacatcaatagcatgtatatcaaatatacctatgttcactttgccatccttcttatccgccaaatacttggggtagttccacttccagtgaccagtacctttgcagtagaatcacttagtcttaggcttaggtccagacttgggcttcttcacttgagcagcaacttgcttgctgttcttcttgaagttccccttcttccctttgccctttttcttgaaactagtgatcttgtccaccatcaacactttgatgtttttctttgatttctaccttcatcgatttttgcatcgcgaagagcttgggaattgttttcgtcatctcttgcatactatagttcatcacgaagttctagtaacttagtgatggtgactagagaattctgtcaatcactatcttatctggaagattaactcccacttgattcaagcgattgaagtacccagacaatctgagcacatgctcactagttgagcgattctcctccatcttttagccatagaacttgttggagacttca from Triticum aestivum cultivar Chinese Spring chromosome 3B, IWGSC CS RefSeq v2.1, whole genome shotgun sequence includes these protein-coding regions:
- the LOC123065045 gene encoding uncharacterized protein produces the protein MEVAGEAKERAGGESAERRRKEAKSSSGIYDDSATSEQIAGNEDDNSMDHYGELFLPEYLTDEEIIQEYRIGWECRCYGMFGGFKDETTIKSMLTTYKTIPHALVSHTLQVYSIKVEKPKLGWPLRVYGMVAARDHVDYNRNFLFNRTSDNCQIITADEPYLTLTGPSGAILSLEPVDFEVDLKFKRGSGDGKALINQVLRYQRSPGPFGTILDNNLCTIRLHCKQLGEAAEATILSVQIMGHGLVDLQGKFFATVWPSPLKNLCCLLFQTEIIRRWIKMVTFVCQGVLFL